Proteins encoded within one genomic window of Limisphaerales bacterium:
- a CDS encoding HU family DNA-binding protein, protein MAKITKTATIAAVAEAADISKVQAKAAMDAIASLAYAHANDGFVIPGIGKVSVRQTKARTMTMAFGPRKGETINVAAKTKLKFTFLKAAKEEILG, encoded by the coding sequence ATGGCGAAAATTACTAAAACCGCAACAATTGCAGCAGTCGCAGAAGCGGCTGATATCTCAAAAGTTCAGGCCAAAGCGGCGATGGACGCAATTGCCAGCTTGGCGTATGCTCATGCCAACGATGGCTTCGTCATCCCCGGTATCGGCAAAGTGTCTGTCCGGCAAACCAAAGCCCGCACCATGACGATGGCTTTCGGTCCGAGAAAAGGCGAGACCATCAACGTGGCTGCCAAAACTAAGCTGAAGTTCACCTTCCTCAAGGCGGCTAAAGAGGAAATCCTCGGCTAA